One region of Priestia megaterium genomic DNA includes:
- the tenA gene encoding thiaminase II — protein sequence MKFSERLYEKLQPIWRQNHNHPFVQGMGDGTLEKEKFRFYMIQDYLYLIDYAKLFAIGAMKATDLQTMGKFAALLDSTLNEEMSLHREYAKKFEISEKELEKAQPSPTTLAYTHYMLHVGQSGTLAELVAALLPCMWSYWEIGKELSEKPGANNEFYREWIEMYSSEEFGELATWCINLFDSLTEDKSEVELEKLEEIFLNTTRFEYMFWDMAYNEAMWPIHE from the coding sequence ATGAAATTTAGTGAACGATTATACGAAAAGCTGCAGCCTATTTGGCGTCAAAATCATAATCATCCCTTCGTACAGGGGATGGGAGATGGAACGCTTGAAAAGGAGAAGTTTCGCTTCTACATGATTCAAGATTACCTTTACCTAATTGATTATGCCAAATTATTTGCGATTGGAGCCATGAAAGCTACCGATCTTCAAACGATGGGGAAATTTGCAGCTCTTTTAGATTCTACATTAAACGAAGAAATGAGTCTGCACCGTGAGTATGCCAAGAAATTTGAAATCAGCGAAAAAGAATTAGAAAAAGCGCAGCCATCTCCTACAACGCTTGCATACACGCACTATATGCTGCACGTTGGTCAAAGTGGAACATTAGCTGAATTAGTAGCCGCTCTTTTGCCTTGTATGTGGAGCTACTGGGAAATAGGAAAAGAACTTAGTGAAAAGCCTGGAGCTAACAATGAGTTTTACCGTGAGTGGATTGAAATGTACAGCTCAGAAGAATTTGGAGAACTGGCGACATGGTGTATCAATTTATTTGACTCACTTACTGAAGATAAATCAGAAGTGGAATTAGAAAAGCTTGAAGAAATTTTCTTGAATACGACGCGTTTTGAGTATATGTTCTGGGATATGGCTTATAACGAAGCGATGTGGCCAATTCATGAATAG
- a CDS encoding ABC transporter ATP-binding protein, with product MNRSVLSFQNVSFTYKNGDQAILKSLNLDVKEGEFVSIVGASGSGKSTLFRLITGLEQQSEGDIVINGKSYEKRLGKVGYMPQQDLLLPWRTILDNAALPLELHNVSKASAHKQVSQLLEEFGLKGYENRFPSDLSGGMKQRVSFLRTVLSGSNVLLLDEPFSALDAITRLSMQEWLLDQWQKRKHSILFITHDVNEALFLSDRIFIFSDKPVSCLEEIQVPLSRPRTQKDLNQQRVLDVKDYLIEQLRSKVNT from the coding sequence ATGAATAGGTCTGTGTTATCTTTTCAAAACGTCAGTTTTACGTACAAGAACGGTGATCAAGCGATTTTAAAATCATTAAACTTAGACGTGAAAGAAGGCGAGTTTGTCAGTATCGTTGGAGCGAGCGGCTCTGGGAAAAGTACGTTGTTTCGTCTCATTACAGGTCTTGAACAGCAGAGTGAAGGCGATATCGTGATTAACGGAAAGTCTTATGAAAAGCGACTAGGAAAAGTAGGCTATATGCCGCAGCAAGATTTGCTGCTTCCGTGGCGTACGATTCTAGACAATGCAGCACTGCCTCTTGAGCTTCACAATGTATCAAAAGCAAGTGCTCATAAGCAAGTGTCTCAGCTGCTTGAAGAGTTTGGCCTAAAAGGGTATGAAAACCGTTTTCCAAGTGATTTATCCGGAGGGATGAAGCAGCGCGTTTCTTTTCTTCGGACGGTATTAAGCGGTTCTAACGTACTGCTTTTAGATGAGCCTTTTAGTGCACTTGATGCAATCACACGTTTATCGATGCAGGAATGGCTGCTTGACCAATGGCAAAAGCGTAAGCATAGCATCTTATTTATCACTCATGACGTCAATGAAGCGCTTTTTTTATCAGATCGCATTTTTATCTTTTCAGACAAGCCAGTAAGTTGTCTTGAAGAAATTCAAGTGCCGCTTAGCAGACCTCGAACGCAAAAAGATCTGAATCAACAGCGAGTGCTTGATGTGAAAGATTATTTAATTGAACAGCTAAGATCGAAGGTGAACACATGA
- a CDS encoding ABC transporter permease — MKKYGASVILVVILLAAWEIGARIVNYPFILPTPSGILTKLWELRMDLLFKHLPATLSIVVIGLVISVVLGVLLAVWMNWSPLIERAFYPLIIASQMIPTIAIAPVFVLWFGYSIWSKVIVTVLITFFPITVSTFDGLRSTNKELKELMLTMGATKKDIFFKLNIPSALPHFYSGLKVAVTFSIIGAAIGEWLGAQAGLGYFSRRMMTQFDAAGVFAPIVILSALGILFFIIVVGFEKRSLKWRKTE; from the coding sequence ATGAAAAAGTACGGGGCTTCAGTGATTTTAGTAGTCATTTTGCTGGCTGCTTGGGAAATTGGAGCACGCATTGTAAACTATCCGTTTATTTTACCAACGCCCAGCGGTATTTTAACGAAGCTTTGGGAGCTGCGAATGGATTTATTGTTTAAGCATTTACCAGCTACGTTATCTATTGTCGTAATTGGGCTTGTAATATCCGTTGTGCTAGGGGTTCTGCTGGCTGTGTGGATGAATTGGAGTCCGCTTATTGAGCGTGCTTTTTATCCGCTTATTATTGCGTCACAAATGATTCCGACCATTGCCATTGCTCCTGTATTTGTGCTGTGGTTTGGCTACTCCATTTGGAGCAAAGTGATTGTGACCGTATTAATTACGTTTTTTCCCATTACCGTTAGCACATTTGACGGTCTTCGTTCTACAAACAAAGAGTTAAAAGAACTCATGTTAACGATGGGAGCAACAAAAAAAGATATTTTCTTTAAGTTGAACATTCCTTCTGCACTGCCTCATTTTTATTCGGGACTCAAAGTAGCGGTTACCTTTAGTATAATAGGTGCTGCCATTGGGGAATGGTTGGGTGCGCAAGCAGGCTTAGGATATTTCAGTCGTCGCATGATGACACAGTTTGATGCAGCTGGTGTATTTGCACCAATTGTGATTTTATCCGCGCTTGGTATTTTATTTTTTATTATTGTAGTAGGTTTCGAAAAACGTTCATTAAAGTGGAGGAAAACAGAATGA
- a CDS encoding ABC transporter substrate-binding protein encodes MKKWFAISLSLLLVLMLAACGQDKENKAGDSKKLKDVTIMLDWYPNAVHSFIYAAQEKGYFKKEGLNVKVQFPANPTDSLNLAAAGKVTLGLYYQPDVAMARANEDVPVKSVGAIVRSPLNRVVALKDSGIKRPKDLEGKVVGYSGTPLSESVLKKMVKSDGGDPNKVKLVDVGFELNSSLISKKVDAVIGAYINHEVPLLHKKGYKTVDIDPSDYGVPSYYELVAVTGDQTWAKDSDTIKAFWRAATKGYEYTEKHPKESLQILLDNQDKSNFPLEKDVETKSLNILLPKMKSEQGFGSQTKESWQSNVNWLKESGLIKKKPNVDEMFENIGESQ; translated from the coding sequence ATGAAAAAATGGTTTGCGATTAGCTTAAGCCTGCTGCTTGTTTTGATGCTCGCTGCTTGCGGTCAGGACAAGGAAAATAAAGCTGGTGACAGTAAAAAATTAAAAGACGTTACAATTATGCTTGATTGGTATCCAAATGCAGTGCACAGCTTCATTTACGCTGCACAAGAAAAAGGATATTTCAAAAAAGAAGGGCTGAATGTAAAAGTACAATTTCCTGCTAATCCAACAGACTCGCTTAATTTAGCAGCTGCAGGGAAAGTCACGCTTGGCCTTTACTATCAGCCTGATGTAGCAATGGCACGAGCAAATGAAGATGTGCCGGTAAAGTCGGTAGGAGCGATTGTAAGATCTCCGCTAAACCGGGTTGTGGCATTGAAAGATAGCGGTATTAAGCGTCCTAAAGATTTAGAAGGAAAAGTAGTAGGATACAGCGGAACACCATTAAGTGAATCTGTTCTAAAGAAAATGGTGAAAAGCGATGGAGGAGATCCGAATAAAGTAAAACTAGTAGACGTAGGGTTTGAGTTAAATTCATCACTGATTAGCAAAAAAGTAGATGCTGTAATAGGTGCGTATATTAACCACGAAGTACCATTGCTTCACAAAAAAGGATACAAAACGGTTGACATTGATCCGTCAGATTACGGCGTGCCATCTTATTACGAGCTAGTGGCCGTTACAGGGGATCAAACGTGGGCAAAAGATTCTGATACGATTAAAGCGTTTTGGCGTGCCGCGACAAAAGGGTATGAATACACGGAGAAACATCCAAAAGAATCACTTCAAATTTTGTTAGATAATCAAGATAAATCAAACTTCCCGCTTGAAAAAGATGTGGAAACAAAAAGTTTGAATATCTTACTTCCAAAAATGAAGTCTGAACAAGGATTCGGCAGTCAAACGAAAGAATCATGGCAATCAAATGTTAACTGGTTAAAAGAGTCAGGGTTAATTAAGAAAAAGCCAAATGTAGATGAGATGTTTGAGAATATTGGGGAATCTCAGTAA
- a CDS encoding ferredoxin: MAFTIVEKETCIACGACGGSAPDLYDYDSEGLAYAVLDNNEGTKEVPEHQQDDMMEAYEGCPTDSIKVAEQPFYGDAAKFE; encoded by the coding sequence ATGGCTTTTACGATAGTAGAGAAGGAAACATGTATTGCTTGCGGAGCATGTGGAGGGAGTGCGCCAGATCTTTATGATTATGATTCAGAAGGTCTTGCTTATGCCGTATTAGATAACAACGAAGGAACAAAAGAAGTTCCTGAACATCAGCAAGATGATATGATGGAAGCGTACGAAGGGTGTCCAACAGACTCGATTAAAGTTGCAGAGCAGCCGTTTTATGGAGATGCAGCAAAATTCGAATAG
- the hxlB gene encoding 6-phospho-3-hexuloisomerase yields MQTSEHLKTVMNELLQTTALIADDEAEQLVNGIISSKKVFVTGAGRSGLMGKSFAMRMMHMGIDAYVIGETVTSTFTQDDLLIIGSGSGETKSLIPIAQKAKELGGKVGVVTISPDSTLGKLADFIVKLPGAPKDQEQSSYQTVQPMASLFEQTLLLFYDALILRFMEKKELDTHTMYGKHANLE; encoded by the coding sequence ATGCAGACGAGCGAACATTTAAAAACGGTTATGAATGAGCTTTTACAAACAACAGCTCTAATCGCTGACGATGAAGCTGAACAGCTTGTAAATGGCATCATCTCATCTAAAAAAGTGTTTGTCACAGGAGCAGGCCGTTCAGGTCTTATGGGCAAGTCGTTTGCTATGCGTATGATGCATATGGGCATTGATGCTTATGTCATTGGAGAAACCGTGACGTCCACTTTCACGCAGGATGATTTATTAATCATCGGATCAGGTTCTGGCGAAACGAAGAGCTTGATTCCTATTGCTCAAAAAGCAAAAGAACTTGGAGGAAAAGTTGGAGTAGTCACGATTTCCCCCGATTCCACGCTTGGCAAGCTGGCTGACTTCATCGTGAAGCTGCCCGGCGCTCCGAAGGACCAAGAACAAAGCAGTTATCAAACCGTACAGCCTATGGCGTCACTGTTTGAACAAACGCTTCTTCTTTTTTACGATGCGCTGATTCTTCGCTTCATGGAGAAGAAAGAACTTGATACTCATACGATGTACGGAAAGCATGCAAATTTAGAGTAG
- the hxlA gene encoding 3-hexulose-6-phosphate synthase: MELQLALDLVNISQAKEVVKEVEEHIDIVEIGTPVVINEGLRAVKEIKEAFPNLKVLADLKIMDAAGYEVQQASQAGADIITILGVAEDMSIKGAVEEAKKQGKKILVDMIGVKDIKGRAKELDEFGVDYICVHTGYDLQAVGQNSFEDLVTIKSVVKNAKTAVAGGIKLESLPEVVKAQPDLVIVGGGITSQDDKKSVASQMKELITN, encoded by the coding sequence ATGGAATTACAATTAGCATTAGATCTTGTTAATATTTCTCAAGCAAAAGAGGTAGTAAAAGAAGTTGAAGAACATATTGATATCGTGGAAATCGGTACACCTGTTGTAATCAATGAAGGGCTTCGCGCCGTTAAAGAAATTAAAGAAGCATTTCCTAATTTAAAAGTATTAGCTGACCTAAAAATCATGGATGCAGCTGGTTATGAAGTACAGCAAGCTTCTCAAGCTGGAGCAGACATCATTACCATCTTAGGTGTGGCTGAAGATATGTCAATTAAAGGTGCAGTTGAAGAAGCGAAAAAACAAGGTAAAAAAATTCTAGTCGATATGATTGGTGTAAAAGATATTAAAGGACGCGCAAAAGAGCTAGACGAATTTGGCGTTGACTATATCTGCGTACACACAGGATACGATCTTCAAGCAGTTGGTCAAAACTCTTTTGAAGATTTAGTAACAATCAAAAGCGTTGTAAAAAATGCAAAAACAGCCGTTGCTGGCGGCATTAAATTAGAATCTTTACCTGAAGTAGTAAAAGCACAGCCTGATCTTGTTATCGTTGGCGGAGGCATCACGAGCCAAGATGATAAAAAATCAGTTGCTTCTCAAATGAAAGAGCTTATTACAAATTAA
- a CDS encoding winged helix-turn-helix transcriptional regulator: MSQLNKEFNCEKELTLAIIGGKWKMLILWHLGREGTKRFGELKSLIPDITPRMLVNQLRELEEDLIVNRKVYPVVPPKVEYSLTKEGESLMPILTAMYDWGKNYRDTVLVNQEQKAETLIK; the protein is encoded by the coding sequence TTGAGCCAGCTTAATAAGGAATTTAACTGTGAAAAAGAATTAACGCTTGCTATTATCGGCGGAAAATGGAAGATGCTGATACTATGGCACTTAGGACGTGAAGGAACAAAACGGTTCGGGGAACTAAAATCGCTTATTCCTGATATTACGCCGCGCATGCTGGTTAACCAGCTGCGGGAACTGGAAGAAGATCTAATTGTTAACCGTAAAGTTTATCCTGTCGTACCACCTAAAGTCGAATACTCACTTACAAAAGAAGGAGAAAGTTTAATGCCTATTTTAACAGCCATGTACGATTGGGGTAAAAATTACCGTGATACAGTGCTGGTCAATCAAGAACAAAAGGCAGAAACGTTAATTAAATGA
- a CDS encoding DUF3243 domain-containing protein yields the protein MSQMNEGTTKDMNKIEETVDNLGTEKKEAILQNFDTFTDYLTQKVHVGKKLGLNEEQLAAATKKVASYLAKNEEPRNREEKVLHELWKVSSEEEKEVLSHLILKLVA from the coding sequence GTGAGTCAAATGAATGAAGGAACTACAAAAGACATGAATAAAATTGAAGAAACGGTAGATAATTTAGGGACGGAGAAAAAAGAAGCAATTTTGCAGAATTTTGATACGTTTACTGATTATTTAACTCAAAAAGTTCATGTCGGTAAAAAGCTCGGGTTAAATGAGGAACAATTAGCAGCTGCTACAAAAAAAGTGGCTAGCTATTTAGCCAAAAATGAGGAGCCTCGAAACCGAGAAGAAAAAGTCCTTCATGAGTTATGGAAAGTCAGCAGTGAAGAGGAAAAGGAAGTCCTTTCTCATCTCATTTTAAAACTAGTTGCGTAA
- a CDS encoding FeoB-associated Cys-rich membrane protein: MIINILIGVLIFGYALYHMTKFFRKSTQGKCASCAQQSSCATDDCGIDWDKTIQEAQNQSS; the protein is encoded by the coding sequence TTGATTATTAACATTTTAATTGGGGTTTTGATTTTTGGGTATGCCCTTTATCATATGACAAAATTCTTCCGCAAGAGTACTCAGGGAAAATGTGCAAGCTGCGCACAGCAATCTTCTTGTGCAACGGATGATTGCGGTATTGACTGGGATAAAACGATTCAAGAGGCTCAAAATCAATCATCTTAA
- the feoB gene encoding ferrous iron transport protein B, with translation MSTIALLGNPNTGKTSLFNILTDSYEYVGNWSGVTVEKKVGSIKKQNSQLVDLPGVYDFTPLSSDEAVVTNFLLTGEFNSMLNIVDASQFERSMHLTIQALEYGKPLVIGLNMIDVAEKRGLTFNLEKLSKSLHIPVSAIIARNGKGINELLSTLKQDLKAPSFQLNYGETAEQAIHMIQTKADVSRWIAIQFLAENSVIESTLKEKTSYSELLELRKAAAQKINKPLSEHFFDVRTAFIERISSECIIKGSETPLTFTDRIDRIVTHKWLGLPIFLGLMYLIFNITFTWIGVPLSDKLDGFFGGTLSEGADSLLNAAGAAPFIHDLIVDGIIAGVGGVLVFVPQIFVLFFFISLLEDSGYMARIAVVMDRIMEFFGLNGKAFIPMIISFGCNVPGIMAARTIEQRKERLMTILVNPFMSCSARLPVYALFVGAFFVQNGAAVVFSMYLLGIILALVVTKILSVTLLKDEQSTFIVELPPYRVPQAKTLWRSTWEKGRNFVRKAGTVILAGSVFIWLSSYAGPGGFGVDMENSFMAIIGGAIAPLFIPLGFATWQAVASLITGFLAKEVVVSTMSIIYKVQEGQLGDTMKTFFTPLTAYTFMVFVLLYVPCLATVAVIRRETGSLKWTAFAVAYPLVVAYLVALLVHTIGKVLGFS, from the coding sequence ATGAGTACAATTGCACTTTTAGGAAATCCAAACACAGGAAAAACTTCTTTATTCAATATATTAACAGATTCCTATGAATACGTAGGAAACTGGAGCGGTGTAACCGTTGAAAAGAAAGTTGGATCTATTAAAAAGCAAAACAGCCAGCTGGTTGATTTGCCGGGTGTGTATGACTTTACTCCTCTTTCTTCAGATGAAGCAGTGGTAACTAACTTTTTGTTAACCGGAGAATTTAACAGTATGCTGAATATTGTAGACGCTTCTCAGTTTGAAAGAAGCATGCATCTCACTATTCAAGCATTGGAATATGGAAAGCCATTAGTAATCGGCTTAAATATGATTGATGTAGCGGAAAAACGCGGATTGACTTTTAATTTGGAGAAGCTTAGCAAATCATTACATATTCCGGTTTCAGCGATTATTGCCCGTAATGGAAAAGGAATTAATGAGCTGCTCTCTACTTTGAAGCAAGATTTAAAAGCCCCTTCATTTCAATTAAATTATGGGGAAACCGCTGAACAAGCAATTCATATGATTCAAACAAAAGCGGACGTCAGCAGATGGATTGCCATTCAATTCTTAGCGGAAAATAGCGTAATCGAATCAACATTAAAAGAAAAAACGAGTTACTCAGAGCTGCTTGAGCTTCGAAAAGCCGCTGCACAAAAAATAAACAAGCCGCTTAGTGAGCATTTCTTCGACGTGCGTACAGCATTTATTGAACGCATTTCGAGCGAGTGTATCATAAAGGGCAGCGAAACACCTTTAACTTTCACGGATCGAATCGATCGAATTGTGACGCATAAGTGGCTTGGTCTCCCTATTTTTCTTGGCTTAATGTATTTGATTTTTAATATTACGTTTACGTGGATTGGCGTTCCGCTTTCTGATAAACTGGACGGCTTCTTTGGCGGAACGCTTAGTGAAGGCGCTGATTCTCTTTTAAATGCAGCTGGTGCTGCTCCATTTATTCACGATTTAATTGTGGATGGCATTATTGCAGGAGTAGGCGGCGTACTAGTATTTGTACCACAAATTTTTGTCCTGTTCTTTTTCATTTCACTGCTTGAAGATTCAGGATACATGGCTAGAATCGCTGTAGTAATGGATCGTATAATGGAATTTTTCGGTTTGAACGGAAAAGCATTTATTCCGATGATTATTAGCTTTGGATGTAACGTACCGGGGATTATGGCCGCGCGTACAATTGAACAGCGAAAAGAGCGCCTTATGACCATTTTAGTCAATCCATTTATGAGCTGCTCAGCACGTCTTCCTGTATACGCTTTGTTTGTAGGTGCTTTTTTTGTGCAAAACGGAGCAGCTGTGGTGTTTTCTATGTACTTGCTTGGCATTATTTTAGCACTTGTTGTAACGAAAATTTTATCAGTAACGCTTCTTAAAGACGAACAATCAACTTTTATTGTTGAACTTCCTCCTTACCGCGTACCTCAAGCCAAGACTCTTTGGAGAAGCACGTGGGAAAAAGGCCGAAATTTCGTCCGAAAAGCAGGTACGGTTATTTTAGCTGGCTCTGTATTTATCTGGCTATCATCTTACGCTGGCCCTGGCGGTTTTGGAGTAGATATGGAAAATAGCTTTATGGCTATTATTGGAGGTGCTATCGCTCCTCTATTTATCCCTTTAGGTTTTGCGACATGGCAAGCTGTAGCATCACTGATTACAGGCTTCCTAGCGAAAGAAGTGGTTGTTTCAACTATGAGCATCATTTATAAAGTACAAGAAGGACAGCTTGGCGACACAATGAAGACATTCTTTACACCGCTAACAGCCTATACGTTTATGGTGTTTGTTCTTCTTTATGTTCCGTGTCTAGCAACCGTCGCTGTTATTCGACGAGAAACCGGCTCATTAAAATGGACAGCATTTGCTGTGGCCTACCCTTTGGTTGTCGCTTATCTCGTAGCTTTGCTTGTACACACTATTGGAAAAGTACTTGGTTTTTCTTAA
- a CDS encoding FeoA family protein, translating into MMNLTTVSIGDKVKVKNIEFLDRSLERRLLSFGVKKGCELCMKQKTILGGPCIIECQGQMISIRKRDAAKIEVETA; encoded by the coding sequence ATGATGAATTTAACTACCGTGAGTATTGGCGACAAAGTAAAAGTTAAAAACATTGAATTTTTAGATAGATCATTAGAACGCCGCCTTCTTTCTTTTGGAGTAAAAAAAGGCTGCGAACTATGCATGAAGCAAAAAACCATCTTAGGAGGACCTTGTATTATTGAATGTCAAGGTCAAATGATTAGCATCCGAAAACGCGATGCGGCCAAAATTGAGGTTGAGACAGCATGA
- a CDS encoding GNAT family N-acetyltransferase → MEVIIRKMRKEDITSVQYVAKMSWYDTYEGIIPRSVQNRFLSEAYSNKRLLWRLRNSFIYVATIDEKIVGYANFFRLQNRGEIELGSIYILPAYQGKGIGSQLLEKGMKRSKELKIVYINVERENGIGRAFYQSKGFQLVDEFDDEFDGHLLRTMRMKLMI, encoded by the coding sequence GTGGAGGTAATCATTCGCAAAATGAGAAAAGAAGATATTACGTCTGTTCAATACGTCGCAAAGATGAGTTGGTATGATACATATGAAGGAATTATTCCTAGAAGCGTTCAGAATCGGTTTCTTTCAGAAGCATACTCCAATAAAAGGCTGCTGTGGCGCTTGCGTAATTCGTTCATTTATGTAGCAACGATTGATGAGAAAATCGTAGGATACGCTAACTTTTTCCGACTACAAAACAGAGGGGAAATAGAACTAGGATCTATCTATATACTGCCTGCTTATCAAGGAAAAGGAATCGGTTCGCAATTGTTAGAAAAAGGAATGAAGCGCTCGAAGGAATTAAAAATCGTTTACATTAACGTAGAAAGGGAAAACGGAATAGGCCGTGCATTTTATCAATCAAAAGGTTTCCAGCTTGTGGATGAATTTGATGATGAATTTGACGGGCATTTATTAAGAACGATGCGAATGAAACTCATGATTTAA